One window of the Macaca thibetana thibetana isolate TM-01 chromosome 1, ASM2454274v1, whole genome shotgun sequence genome contains the following:
- the RHOU gene encoding rho-related GTP-binding protein RhoU has product MPPQQGDPAFPDRCEAPPVPPRRERGGRGGRGPGEPGGRGRAGGAEGRGVKCVLVGDGAVGKTSLVVSYTTNGYPTEYIPTAFDNFSAVVSVDGRPVRLQLCDTAGQDEFDKLRPLCYTNTDIFLLCFSVVSPSSFQNVSEKWVPEIRCHCPKAPIILVGTQSDLREDVKILIELDKCKEKPVPEEAAKLCAEEIKAASYIECSALTQKNLKEVFDAAIVAGIQYSDTQQQPKKSKSRTPDKMKNLSKSWWKKYCCFV; this is encoded by the exons ATGCCCCCGCAGCAGGGGGACCCCGCGTTCCCCGACCGCTGCGAGGCGCCTCCGGTGCCGCCGCGTCGGGAGCGCGGGGGACGCGGGGGACGCGGGCCTGGGGAGCCGGGGGGCCGAGGGCGCGCGGGGGGTGCCGAGGGGCGCGGCGTCAAGTGCGTGCTGGTCGGCGACGGTGCGGTGGGCAAAACGAGCCTGGTGGTGAGCTACACCACCAACGGCTACCCCACCGAGTACATCCCCACTGCCTTCGACAACTTCTCCG cgGTGGTGTCTGTAGATGGGCGGCCCGTGAGACTCCAACTCTGTGACACTGCCGGACAG GATGAATTTGACAAGCTGAGGCCTCTCTGCTATACCAACACGGACATCTTCCTCCTCTGCTTTAGTGTCGTGAGCCCCTCATCCTTCCAGAATGTCAGCGAGAAATGGGTGCCGGAGATTCGATGCCACTGTCCCAAAGCCCCCATCATCCTAGTTGGAACGCAGTCAGATCTCAGAGAAGACGTCAAAATCCTCATTGAGTTGgacaaatgcaaagaaaagcCAGTGCCTGAAGAGGCGGCTAAGCTGTGCGCCGAGGAAATCAAAGCCGCCTCCTACATCGAGTGTTCAGCCTTGACTCAAAAAAACCTCAAAGAGGTCTTTGATGCAGCCATCGTCGCTGGCATTCAATACTCGGACACTCAGCAACAGCCAAAGAAGTCTAAAAGCAGGACTCCAGATAAAATGAAAAACCTCTCCAAGTCCTGGTGGAAGAAGTACTGCTGTTTCGTATGA